In Candidatus Poribacteria bacterium, a single window of DNA contains:
- a CDS encoding Gfo/Idh/MocA family oxidoreductase, with translation MRLVVLSYSHHGRSMARTAHELGHEIVGVMDGEPAPRQQLIDDFQCLGFETAAACLDASKPDAVLVAGKHIEMPAHVQACVDRRIPYLLDKPFADCADRLRPAAEASEKHGVFSALVLPNRASRIVSVVQEMVADGSLGELVLYNSRLNNGPPSRYDPTPSAWHNDPSISGGGCWAVEAAHGIDTFLQFVGDREISVVGVVMSNAMHSRGVEDSGVGVLRTEDGITGIIESGYTYPSGTRGGDHFFRFVGTKASVFEQYGRNGEPLIEVHTTEGVQFSEDISHGERIQGIMGSAFDAIRDGSTFEPTVADAVRILEIQDAVYAHARQGITTHGPHPMG, from the coding sequence ATGAGACTGGTTGTTCTTTCCTACAGTCATCACGGACGGAGCATGGCGCGCACGGCACACGAACTCGGACATGAGATTGTCGGAGTCATGGACGGTGAACCTGCTCCCCGGCAACAGTTGATAGATGATTTTCAGTGTCTCGGCTTTGAGACAGCGGCTGCATGCCTTGATGCCAGCAAACCCGATGCGGTACTCGTCGCTGGAAAACATATTGAAATGCCAGCACACGTTCAAGCCTGCGTGGATCGGCGTATCCCCTACCTCTTAGACAAGCCCTTTGCTGACTGTGCCGACCGATTGCGTCCTGCTGCTGAGGCATCCGAAAAGCACGGTGTTTTCAGCGCGCTTGTGCTACCGAATCGGGCAAGTCGAATTGTGAGTGTCGTCCAAGAGATGGTCGCTGATGGAAGTCTCGGAGAACTTGTGTTGTATAATAGCAGACTGAACAACGGTCCCCCATCCCGCTACGATCCGACCCCATCCGCTTGGCACAACGATCCGAGTATATCAGGCGGTGGATGCTGGGCTGTTGAGGCGGCGCACGGTATTGATACATTCCTTCAGTTTGTCGGTGATCGTGAAATCAGTGTTGTCGGCGTGGTGATGTCCAATGCTATGCACAGTCGTGGCGTGGAGGATAGCGGTGTCGGCGTGCTGCGAACGGAAGACGGTATCACGGGTATTATTGAATCGGGTTATACATACCCGTCTGGTACGCGCGGTGGCGATCATTTCTTTCGATTCGTCGGAACGAAGGCATCGGTGTTTGAGCAGTACGGTCGCAACGGTGAACCGTTGATTGAGGTACATACAACGGAAGGGGTCCAATTTAGCGAGGATATATCTCACGGCGAGCGAATACAGGGAATAATGGGGAGCGCGTTTGATGCAATTCGGGATGGGAGTACCTTTGAACCCACGGTTGCTGATGCCGTGCGGATCCTTGAGATTCAAGACGCCGTTTACGCGCATGCGCGTCAAGGGATAACAACCCACGGTCCACACCCAATGGGTTGA